AGCCACGGATGAAGAGACCGAACTGCGATTCCAACTGGCCGGAGCGACCCGGACGCTCAAGACCCCGGAGGTGGCTTACTGGATTGCCTTCGCTTTGTGGGGGCCGGTGAGCGCGTTTTTCCTGCTGCGCTGGCTCTGGCAGAACGCTCGATTTGTTCGGCGCATGCGCGCGGGCCGGAGCGTGGGACAGCCGGAGGTTCTGCAATTGTTCGAGGAGTGCCGGGCTTTGAGCGGAGTTCGGCGGAACCTCGAACTGCTGAGCATCGAAGAAATCACTTCGCCGGCATTGTATGGACTGTTCCGCCTGCGGCTTCTGTTGCCGAAGGATTTCCTGGCCAGCTTCAAGCGAGATGAACTGCGGCACATTTTGCTCCACGAACTGGCGCACGTGAAACGATGGGATACAGCCGTCAACGCCATCGCTGCGATTCTGCAAATGCTGCACTGGTTCAATCCGCTGGTCCGGCTTGCGTTTCGCCGCATGGCGCTCGACCGGGAACTGGCGTGCGATGAGATGGCCTTGAATTGCCTGAAGCAAGGCGAGAATGAGGCCTACGGCGCGACGATGATCAGGCTGCTGGAAAGCGCTTCCGAACGGCTGCCGAACTTCACGACGGTGGGAATCCTCGAAGACTACCGGCAGATGTTGACCCGGATTCAGTGTGTCGCCCGCTATGGCAGATCGACGGCACACCCGGTTGTGGTGGTCGGTTTGTTCGCTTTGCTCGCCGTAGCTGGCCTCAGTGACGCCCAGAACGCGTCGGATCCGCAGTATCCCGCTTCCCTCAAAGTGATCGAAAGCACTACCAGGACAATTCATCTGACGGGTTGGGAAGCTGGCGACAGCTCTCTCTCTCCAGACGAAACTCGGATAGTTTTCGATCACTGGCGGAGCCCTGGAGCTGACGTCGTCGTCAAAGATTTGCGAACTCAGGAAACATGGAAACTGGCCGATGCAAAAACGAACTGGTACTTTGCGGAAACCACCGTCTGGTCTCCGGATTCCAAACGGATTGCATACACCTGGTACACCGATGAGGCCGATGAAATCCGCATTGCGACTGCGGATGGAAACGAGAACAGGCTGCTCCGAGCAGTTCCTTGGAATGAGGATTACTATCCCTTCCTCATCGATTGGCCCTCCGACGATGCGAATCCGGTCTGGACGCCTGATGGAAAGCACGTGCTCTTCGGCAGTAATCGCCGTGGGCAATGGGAGTTATGGGCCGTGCCGATGGAGGGCGGCCGGCGTGCAGGAGAGCCTATTCTCGTCTGATCCGTGTTTGGGGACTACCGAGCGGAAATCAACGCGCGAGGGAAACTTGTGTATTATTCGTCTCAACCGTATTGAGGTGACTACGTGATCCACGTAAACCCCGAAACGGACACCGTAAGCCCGCCGCAGTTGGTTTATGCCGATGCGGAGGAACCCAGGGCCCGGGCTGCCTGGGTGCCTGAGAACCGATACTGTTACTGGCGGAGAACAACCCTTCACCTCGCATCCTTGGACGGAAAAGAAGAAGCCGTTCCTATCGACTTGTCAGCAGTAGAGCGATACGATGTCAGTCTGGATGGAAAGTGGGCCTGCGTTCAAGGGCGTAATGCTGCCGGCCAGCGCGCTTTCTCTGCCATCCACCTCGAACAAAAGAAAATCGAAACGCTTTTGCTCTCGGAGGATTATCAGTTGGCGCCGGGCGGCATTACCGATGACTCGCGCGAAGTCATCGTGATTCGCGGTAATAACCCTGCGACGGCCGAATATGCAGCGTTAGGCCTCGACAGCAAAAAGTTGAGAAAACTAAAGGCGCCACGGAATCCCCTTCCTGCGCGGCTCACCAAGTACTGGCCCGGCCTTCGAAAGGCCGTGTTGGTGGAAACGGACACGCAAGGCAAGGAAGATCGATTGAGGGTTTACGACTTCGAAACCGGCGAACACCAAACGATTCTGACAGCGAAGCACCCCGAACGAATACAAGATCCGGTCTGGCGTGTGCAGCGCTTGAAGGGAGATGAAAGCCCGCAAATGATCTACACGCGCGTGAGTTCGGATGGAAGGAAGGAATTACGTCTCGTTTCGTTGGACGCGACCATCGATCGGACGCTTCCCTCGAGAGATTGGAACTTCGATTTGCGGCGAGTGAGGAATCCCAGTGTCTCGCCGGATGGCTCGGTGATGTCCCTGAACGTGTCCGCAAATGAAATCTTCTTCGCATCGCTCGACGGGAAATGGCAGCGGAAGGTGAAATACTCCGTGACGGTTATGGGTGCCGGCGTCTGGTTTGCGGACAACCGGTCCCTGCTGATCACGATGGCAAACGAACCCCGCATGGAAATCGGCCTCATCGAGAATTACCTGGCGGCGAGCGGGCGCGGGCCGTGATTATTCGCTCCGGCGTCGCGAAAAACCTGGTCTTGTTTCTCAAGACTCGCCTGCCGGATCGCGTCGAGTCTCCGGCTCTTGCCACTTGCTGTGTTTCGCGGCATAGTTGCACCCGATGAACGTTGCCGTTGAAATCCCGGACGCTGTCTCCGCTCCCCTACGATCCAAGTGGCAGGATTTGCCGCGGCGCGTGCTGGAAGCGACGGCTGCCGAGGCCTACCGCACCGGCGTCCTCACGTCCCATCAGGTCGGTCAACTGCTGGGTCATGGTTCGCGCTGGGAAACGGAGGCCTTCCTCAAGCGCGTCCAGGCTTACCTGAGTTACACCGAGGCTGATCTGGAACGGGACCTGGCCGCGCTCCGCGAGGCGCGTGGACGATGACCGTCGCCAGCAACACGTCGCCGATTTGTTATCTCATTCTCATCGGCTCGATTGACATTTTGCCAAGGCTTTACGGGGACATTCTGACCACTCAAACCGTCGTGAGGGAGCTTCGCCATCAGGATGCGCCCGAAACCGTTCGTCTTTGGGCCGCCGCGCCACCCGATTGGCTAAGAGTGCATGCTGATCCTTCCGAACCCGACCAATCCCTCGCGGCTCTGCATGCGGGAGAGCGCACAGCGCTTCGTCTTGCTGAACAGGTCCAGGCCGACGTTGTGTTGCTGGACGATTCCGCCGCGCGTGAAGTGGCGGGGCAACGCCTACTGAAGGTCTCAGGTTTGTTGGGCATATTACGGGATGCTGCACAGTCGGGATTGGTTGACATTTCCTCAGCCGTTGATCGTCTCCGCCGAACCAACTTTCGCGCTTCGCCGGAATTGTTGAGATCTCTGTTGCGTGGGCCTCAAGGATCGATTTGAGGAACCCATGGCGCCTGGAAATCGGCATCATTGAGAATTACCCGGTGGCGAGCGGCCGCGGGCCGTGAGGTTCGCCCTAATTCATTCCGAGCTCGAAGCCGTGTTGTTTGCGGTGGTGCGGGCCGTCGAACGCTTTGCTGCTCTTGAATAGAGTTTGTTTCCGGTGGGTATGAATACACCCGACTCGCGGCGAAGTCACTCGAAAGTTGCAGGGTCACTCGCCGATGATCTTGACGAGCACGCGCTTTCTTCGGCGCCCGTCGAACTCGCCGTAAAAGATTTGTTCCCAAGGCCCGAAGTCCAGCTTGCCCTTCGTGATCGCCACAACCACTTCCCTGCCCAGGATCTGCCGCTTCAAATGCGCGTCGGCATTGTCCTCGCCCGTGCGATTGTGATGATACGCGGCGACCGGCTCGTGCGGCGCCAGTTTCTCGAGCCACACCTCGTAATCGTGATGGAGCCCCGGCTCATTGTCATTGATGAACACCGATGCTGTTATGTGCATCGCATTCACCAAGCAAAGCCCCTCGCCCACGCCGCTCTTGCGCACCAGGTCTTCGATCGTTCGAGTGATGTTCACGAATCCGCGCCGATTCGGAACCTCGAACCAGAGATATTCGGTTAATGATTTCATGTCGGAATAGAACAACCGTGCCACCAAACTGCCGCAGAATGATGATGCGTTTCAGGGTTTGAGTTCATTGAGCAGTCCCGCAACGGCCCCAGGTACTCCGGCCCGCCGTGGGTGTGCGTGGCGGTGATGACGATGTTGGCGACGGGAATGCCCGTGACCTTGCTGGCCCGCAGACGCGCGAGGCCCGTAAGATCTCGCGGCACGGAACAAAGATCGTTGCCAACGAAGGCGAACGTCACCGCGCCATTCTGCACGACGATGGCCTTGGTCATCAGGTGCTCTGTGCCATCCGTGGTCTGCTTCATTCGGAGACGGGCGAAGGTGTTCATCGTTCAATGGCAGGCGCACGAGCCGCAGGATTTCGCTTTGAGACCGGCGAGGCGTTTTTCGATTTCAAGCGAAGTGGGCGTCGCGGCGAGGCCGCCGAGCGAGGTGCAGCGGTGTTCGCGGGGCATCATGGCGGAGACGCTCTTCGCGGCCTGGATGACTTCATCGAGAGGAATGAGCGGGTCGAAGCCGGCGAGAGCCATGTTCGCGCAACTGAGGGCGTTGGCAGCGGCCATGACGTTCTTGCCGAGGCACGGGGCTTCAACGCGGTTGGCAATGGGGTCGCAGATGAGGCCGAGCATGGACTGGAAGGCGAGCGACGCGGCGCCGATGGCCTGGTCGCGCGTGCCGCCAGCGAGCGTGACGAGCGCGGCCGCGGCCAGGCTCGCAGCCGAACCGCCCTCGGCCTGGCAACCGCCGACTTCCGCCGCGAAGGTCCAGCGCTGTGCGATAAAGACGCCGATGAGTCCAGCCGCGAGGACCGCTTCGGCCATTTGCTCCTCGGTTTTGTCCATCGTCTCGGCCATCGCGATGACCGCGCCGGGCAGCGCGGCGCAGGCTCCTGCAGTGGGCGCGGCAACGATGACGCCCATGCTGCTTTTCACCTCCATGAGCGCGGTGATGTAGAGGATGATGCGGTTGAGCGCTCCGGCGTCGAGCAGATGTCCGGCCTTGAGCATTTCCTGAAAGCGTCCGCTTTGGTGATGAAGCACGCGGTCTTCGTAGCTCGTGCCGGCAATGCCGCTGGCGATGCTGCGGCGCAGGATGCGGATGATGTTCACCATCCTGGCGATGACCTCGCGCTCGGTGAAATTGCCGCGCGCCATTTCGTATTCGATCGCGAGCTGCCAGAGCGGCGTGTGTCTGGCGCCGTCGTGCGCGAGCATGGCCGCGCAGGTGGAAAACGGGACGCGGAGGTTCCTGCGCGAGGGCACGGGCAGCACGGGCGCGAGGCGCTTCACGGCGAGGGGACTAAAGGGGGCCAAAGCGTCGGATGGAACGAAGGCAGAGGATTGCACCTGCACGATGTGGACGCCGGTTGCGCGATGGAGATGCACCGCATCCGCCGTGGTGAGCGTGTCGCGCAGCTTTTCCGGGTCTTCGCGCAGCCACACGAGCGTCTCGTGATAGCCGCCGTCCATGCGCATGGGCACGCCGTCCACGCTGAGCACTTCCATCATGCCGCCGCCGGTGGAGATGGCGATGAGCGAGTGCTGCTCGCGGCGGTTCTGCAAAGTAAGCCGATAAGTGTTCGGGTGCGGGTCGCCGACATCCACCGTCTCAATGCGCGCTTTCGCGCCGCCGTCTTGAAACGCCTGCATGGAGCCGGGCAGCCGCTCGTCATCCGCCTCCCAGCCGAGCAGCCCGCCGAAGAGTCCCATGTCGCTGCCCTGGCTTTCGTGCGTCGTCGGCAGCGAGCCGGCGCGATCAAACTCGACGAGCACGGCTTCGATTTCGCCATCCATCAAATCGCGAGCGAGCCTGCCGATGCGCAGCGCGGCGGCACAATGCGAACTGGACGGCCCTCGCATCACGGGCCCAATGACGTCATTGAAAATGGAGACGGCGCTCATGGGGCGGCTATTTGGCTGCGTTCGGTTCTTGCCGCGTGACGATCGGGACGTAACCAAACTCCAGTCCCGGCGGGGGCGTGACGACCAGGGCCGGGTCAAGCTCGGCGAGTTTGCCGCTCGTGGGCGGGGCGAGGTAGTCCTGGTCCTTTTTCCAATGGCGGTGGAGTTTCTCGACTCGCACTTGCATGGCTTCGCGCTCCGCGCCGGTCAGGTCCGCGTTGAGCAGCGAGGGCTGGTCGGCGAAGCGATACCAGGAATACGTCACCACGCTGCCGTCGCCGAGTTGCGCCTTGAACGGTCCGGCTTTCGGGCCGGGCTTTTTCCACGAACTGTAGCCGAACCATTCGCCGCGAGTGCCTTGCTTGAGGTTCAAGCCGTCTGGCGGCCAGAGCAGCCACGGACTGAGTTGGGCGATGGCGTATTTGCCCTGGGGCTTCGCCCAGTCGCGGCCCTTCCCGGCGCCCGGCCCGTTGGCCCACTCGACGAAATTCGGCGCCACGCCGCCCATGATGAACTTCGGCGTCTCGGTGGCGTATTCCGTGTCGCGCCACCAGCCGAGACCGCCCTCGATATCAGAATACGCGTTAGTCGGCCCCTTGCCCTCGTGCTGCGCGAACATACAGGTGCCGGGCAGGCCCGACTGGAAACGTTGTCCCGGGTATTGCCGCAACAACGGCCACGCGGCGACATACATTGAGAACCCGGCGTTGAAAGGTTCCGGCACCTTGTCATTCGGAATGAGGAGGTAGCCGGCCATCTCGCCCTCGCGAACAGCCGCCGGGCACCACGACGGCACAAGCGCAAACAGCGCGCAGGCGAGATACGGAAGCAATGTTTTCATGCGATGCGGATGACTTAACAGGAATCGTCGAACGCAGCGAGAACACTCTTGTGCACAACCGTCTTGGACTGCGGTGGCAAGCGCAGCGCGACACCGCTTTCGCACGCGGAGTTTTCGGCTCTCGCTCTTAGTTTCCTTTCGCTCACAGTGGAACAAGGTCGCTCAGCGACCTGAGGCACGCGCCGCTGTCACCGGCACCTTCGTGAGCCGGTAAAATCCTTTAGCGTCCCGCGCCGAAGCTTTCAGCCCAAATTCCACAGGCCGATCCTGGCTTGCGCTCCGATCGAAGAGTCCAATGGCCAGTTCGTATTCGCCGGCCTTGAGGTCGGGCGGGAGCGATAACTCGTATCGTGAAGACACCGGCGCGCCGGGCAGCCATGACTTGCCGCTCACACCCAGAGCCTTGGTGACCTGGCCACCCGCGCCTGACAACTTCACGCGCAGTTCGTACGGCGCGTAGGGTGGCGCAACGCCGCGGTTCTCCATCGTGAGAATGAATGGCACGGTGGCGCCCGCCTCAAGCTTGTCCGGCAGTTCGAGCGACCTCGGGAAGAGCCAATAGCCGCACTTGTTCAGCAGTTCCTTGGTCAGTTCAGGATTGTCGGTTAACCATTCGCGCGCGTCGCCGTGGTAGCCGATGTAGGTCGCGTGCAGCAACTCGAGCGCGCCGCGGAAATAGTCCGGGCCCGTCTTGCCCTTGCCGAACTTGGCCACCGCGCTCTCCGGGCGGCCTTCCCAGTTGCCCGGCTTTTTTACGGAGCCGTAGTGCTCCAACTCGAACACGGTCGGAGTTTGCGGGGATAGGCATCCGCGAAGAACTCCGGGCTGCGCACCGTGAAGGTGTCGCTCACGCCCTGCAAATAGCCGTTCACGAGAATGCTGTCGTCGCGGTAGCTGATGCCGTTGGTCAGCACGTGCTGGTGCAGCCTCGCGCGCTCGGCGGGGTCGTTCAAGGCGTGGATGTAGTCATCGGAGATGACGAGCTGAGTGCGCTTGAAATGCTTAAGGTGAAGATCAACATGCTCCTTCCGCACGGCGAAGGACAAGTCCTTCCGGCTGCCGGCCCAGCAATGGCCCTCGCCCCAGTCGCCGATGCTGCCAATGTCGAGATAGCGCAGCCACGGCTTGCCATCGTAGCGCACTGCGAAAGCGGCCAGGAATCGGTCGAGCTTGGCGAGGAAGATGGGGTCGTCGAACTCTGGTTCCCAAGGTCCTTCCGGCCCGGTGGCCTTGCCTATCCGGTAATAGCCTCCCTTCGCGCCGGCCTCCATGACCCAGCGCGGGGTGGCGAACTGCTGTTCGATTCGATCCGTGCTGGTTTCCTTGCAACTGATGCGGAACGCAATGCCCAGCCCGTGCGCGGTCCACTTCTCGATGATCCGGTCAATCACTGCCCAATCGAACTGACCTTCCTTGGGTTCGAGATACGCCCACGCCAGCCGGATGTAGAGGTGGTCCATGCCGGGGAATTCCAGCAAGTCGGCGTCGCGGGCGATCTGGTATTTGTTCGGATGGTTGTCCGGGAAGTGGTGGTACCAGCCTTTGTGCGGATTGATCAGGACTCGCGCCGCATCTTGAAGCGGCGTGAGGTCATGCACGACCGGCTTCACGGCCAACGGTTCGGCGGCTCGCACGGCGGTGATGCACGCAAGCAGAGAAGTGATCCAACCGTAGAGTGTCATCACTGTGGGGGTATTCATAGAGTTTGGATTTGTGGCTTCCATTGCGGAAGCCTTTCTCGAAGCCGGCGCGTCCGCCGCCGTCTTTGAGGGTGCCCGGCTTCCAATTGCGTGCAATCTTGATATCGGCGGCTGCCTTTTCCGTCAACTCGGTCACATTCGCAAAGCCGATGCGGTTGTAGAGAGCCGGGACATAATGGGCGTCGCGAATGCCGGCATATTGCTTCCAGTGAGAGCACCGGCGATTTCGAGCGGAGTGGTTTGCTCCATCGGCTTGCGGGCCGTGAGACGGGTACGCCAGTCGCGGATGCACAGCACCTCCGAGCCCGGCATGGAGATGCCTTCCATGAAATCCCGCACGTTGTAGAAGCCTTTGTTTCGCGGATGACTCAGGCAGGCCTCGGGATACCACTTGAGATCAATAGCGCCCCAAAAAAAGCGCGTGGTTAGCAGCATGACCTGCAACGCGCCCTGGAGGGCACGGAAGAGATGATGTGACGAAGCCTTGGGATGGCGGGCGGCCAGGATCCGCTCAAAGCGGGAGTCCGGTAGCGGGGCGTCGTAGGCCAACCGGCCCCAGAGCATGAACGAATACCACTGCTTCTCCATCACCAAGGGGCGCGGGCCGGGTTCGGGATTGTGCTCCAGGAAATCGCGGCCCCAAGCGTAACCGTCCGGCCCCATGTAAAAGCCCGCGATCTTGTCCGCCGGGGGAATGT
This DNA window, taken from Verrucomicrobiota bacterium, encodes the following:
- a CDS encoding UPF0175 family protein, encoding MNVAVEIPDAVSAPLRSKWQDLPRRVLEATAAEAYRTGVLTSHQVGQLLGHGSRWETEAFLKRVQAYLSYTEADLERDLAALREARGR
- a CDS encoding DUF3368 domain-containing protein — its product is MTVASNTSPICYLILIGSIDILPRLYGDILTTQTVVRELRHQDAPETVRLWAAAPPDWLRVHADPSEPDQSLAALHAGERTALRLAEQVQADVVLLDDSAAREVAGQRLLKVSGLLGILRDAAQSGLVDISSAVDRLRRTNFRASPELLRSLLRGPQGSI
- a CDS encoding YjbQ family protein; the encoded protein is MKSLTEYLWFEVPNRRGFVNITRTIEDLVRKSGVGEGLCLVNAMHITASVFINDNEPGLHHDYEVWLEKLAPHEPVAAYHHNRTGEDNADAHLKRQILGREVVVAITKGKLDFGPWEQIFYGEFDGRRRKRVLVKIIGE
- a CDS encoding serine dehydratase, which encodes MRGPSSSHCAAALRIGRLARDLMDGEIEAVLVEFDRAGSLPTTHESQGSDMGLFGGLLGWEADDERLPGSMQAFQDGGAKARIETVDVGDPHPNTYRLTLQNRREQHSLIAISTGGGMMEVLSVDGVPMRMDGGYHETLVWLREDPEKLRDTLTTADAVHLHRATGVHIVQVQSSAFVPSDALAPFSPLAVKRLAPVLPVPSRRNLRVPFSTCAAMLAHDGARHTPLWQLAIEYEMARGNFTEREVIARMVNIIRILRRSIASGIAGTSYEDRVLHHQSGRFQEMLKAGHLLDAGALNRIILYITALMEVKSSMGVIVAAPTAGACAALPGAVIAMAETMDKTEEQMAEAVLAAGLIGVFIAQRWTFAAEVGGCQAEGGSAASLAAAALVTLAGGTRDQAIGAASLAFQSMLGLICDPIANRVEAPCLGKNVMAAANALSCANMALAGFDPLIPLDEVIQAAKSVSAMMPREHRCTSLGGLAATPTSLEIEKRLAGLKAKSCGSCACH
- a CDS encoding DUF4832 domain-containing protein, whose translation is MFELEHYGSVKKPGNWEGRPESAVAKFGKGKTGPDYFRGALELLHATYIGYHGDAREWLTDNPELTKELLNKCGYWLFPRSLELPDKLEAGATVPFILTMENRGVAPPYAPYELRVKLSGAGGQVTKALGVSGKSWLPGAPVSSRYELSLPPDLKAGEYELAIGLFDRSASQDRPVEFGLKASARDAKGFYRLTKVPVTAARASGR